AAATGCTTAGAACATCTGCTTTAAAAATTGTAGATGAAATCGGAGTTGTAGGAGGATGTAATGTTCAATTTGCTCTAAATCCAAAATCTTTTGAATATGCTATTATAGAAATAAATCCTAGAGTTTCTAGATCTTCTGCTCTAGCTTCTAAAGCTACAGGATATCCAATCGCAAGAGTTGCTACTAGACTTTCTTTAGGTTATACTCTTGATGAAGTAAAAAATGAAGTTACTGAAAAAACTTATGCTTGTTTTGAGCCAACACTAGACTATATAGTAGTTAAAATTCCTAAATGGCCTTTCGATAAGTTTAAAAAAGCTAATAAAAAATTAGGAACAAAAATGATGGCAACAGGTGAAATCATGGCCATTGGAAATAATTTTGAAGCTGCCTTACTTAAAGGGTTACGTTCTTTAGAAATTGGAAGATTTAACTTCAACCATCCTTCTGTTAGCAAAATGTCAATGGAAGAACTTAAAGCAGCTGTTGTAAAACCAGACGACATCAGAATATTCATTGTAGCAGAAATGTTAAGAAGAGGTTATATTAAAGAAAAATTACAAAGAATAACAGGTATCGATAAATTCTTTATGGAAAAACTAGAATGGATTGTTAAACAAGAAGAAATTTTAAAGAAAACTAAATATAAAGATTTTAAACCAGAATATCTAAGAAAATTAAAAAAGAAAGGCTTTTCTGATAAAGGAATTTCTGAATTCATGAATGTTTCAGAAAAAGATATCGAAAGAAAAAGAAAAGAAAATAATATTTATCCAGTTTATAAAATGGTTGATACTTGCGCTGGAGAATTCGCAGCAGATTCATCTTATTACTATTCAACTTACGACGAGTATGATGAAGTAACAGTATCTGATAAAAGAAAAATAATAGTTATCGGTTCTGGACCAATAAGAATAGGACAAGGAATTGAATTTGATTATTGTACTGTTCACACTGTTAAAACACTTAAAAAACTAGGTATTGAAAGTATTATAATCAACAATAATCCTGAAACAGTATCTACTGATTTTTCAACAGCAGATAAATTATATTTTGAACCATTAGTTACTGAAGATGTTATGAATATAATAGAAAAAGAAAATCCTGAAGGAGTTATCCTTCAATTTGGAGGTCAAACTGCAATTAAACTTGCTAAAGAATTAGCTAGACGTAATATTAAAATACTAGGAACTTCCGCTGAAAAAATTGACGAAGCTGAAGACAGAGAAAAATTTGAAGAAATGATGGAAGAATTAGATATTAAAAGACCTAAAGGAAGAGCTGTATGGGATGTAAATCATGGTATTGAAATCGCAAATGAAATTAAATATCCTGTTCTTGTAAGACCATCATATGTTCTAGGTGGACAAGGAATGGAAATTTGCCATGATGAATATAATTTAGTTAAATATCTAGAATCTTCTTTCGATAGAGATCCTGAAAATCCTGTACTAATTGACAAATATCTAAATGGTATTGAACTTGAAGTAGATGCTATCTGCGATGGAGAAAATGTAATTATTCCTGGGATTATGGAACATTTAGAAAGAGCAGGAGTACATTCAGGAGATTCAATAACTGTTTATCCTCAACAAAACCTATATGAAGGAACTGAAGAAGAAGTTTTAAAAATTTCTAAACAAATTTCTAAAGCTCTAGAAATAAAAGGAATGATGAATATCCAATTTATAGCTTACGAAAATGAACTATATGTTATAGAAGTTAACCCAAGATCTTCAAGAACAGTTCCATACATATCTAAAATATCAGGTATGCCAGTAATAGAAATAGCTACAAAAGTAATTTTAGGTCAAACTTTAGAAGAAACTGGATATAAACCTGGAATTTATAAAAAGCCTAATTTAGTAGCTGTAAAAGTTCCAGTTTTCTCAACTGAAAAACTTGGAGATGTTGAAGTTTCTTTAGGACCAGAAATGAGATCTACTGGAGAAGTCCTAGGGGTTGGAAATACAATAGATGAAGCTATTTATAAAGGATTACTAGCTGGTAAAAGAGTTAATAAAGTTTCTGATAAAAATATTCTTCTTACAATAAGAGATAAGGATAAAGAAGAGTTCTTACCTATTGCTAAAGAATTAATTGATTTAAACTGTAAACTATTTGCAACAGCTGGAACAGCTAAATTCCTTCAAGAAAATAATGTTGAAGCTTCAAAAATAAATAGAATAGGAGAAAATTCTCCAAATATTCTTACAGCTATACAAAATAAAGATATTGATTTAAT
Above is a genomic segment from Fusobacterium sp. JB019 containing:
- the carB gene encoding carbamoyl-phosphate synthase (glutamine-hydrolyzing) large subunit gives rise to the protein MIDKNIKKTLVIGSGPIIIGQAAEFDYSGTQACETLKKEGIEVVLINSNPATIMTDKAVADRIYIEPITVEFVEKVIEKEKPDSILAGMGGQTALNMAVELKEKGILDKYNVRIIGTSIESIKRGEDRELFREAMEKISEPIIESKIVESLEEGFDVARSIGYPVVVRPAYTLGGTGGGFAHNPKELEDILSKGLSLSRVGQVLIEKSILGWKEVEYEVVRDKNGNCITVCNMENIDPVGIHTGDSIVVAPSQTLSDREYQMLRTSALKIVDEIGVVGGCNVQFALNPKSFEYAIIEINPRVSRSSALASKATGYPIARVATRLSLGYTLDEVKNEVTEKTYACFEPTLDYIVVKIPKWPFDKFKKANKKLGTKMMATGEIMAIGNNFEAALLKGLRSLEIGRFNFNHPSVSKMSMEELKAAVVKPDDIRIFIVAEMLRRGYIKEKLQRITGIDKFFMEKLEWIVKQEEILKKTKYKDFKPEYLRKLKKKGFSDKGISEFMNVSEKDIERKRKENNIYPVYKMVDTCAGEFAADSSYYYSTYDEYDEVTVSDKRKIIVIGSGPIRIGQGIEFDYCTVHTVKTLKKLGIESIIINNNPETVSTDFSTADKLYFEPLVTEDVMNIIEKENPEGVILQFGGQTAIKLAKELARRNIKILGTSAEKIDEAEDREKFEEMMEELDIKRPKGRAVWDVNHGIEIANEIKYPVLVRPSYVLGGQGMEICHDEYNLVKYLESSFDRDPENPVLIDKYLNGIELEVDAICDGENVIIPGIMEHLERAGVHSGDSITVYPQQNLYEGTEEEVLKISKQISKALEIKGMMNIQFIAYENELYVIEVNPRSSRTVPYISKISGMPVIEIATKVILGQTLEETGYKPGIYKKPNLVAVKVPVFSTEKLGDVEVSLGPEMRSTGEVLGVGNTIDEAIYKGLLAGKRVNKVSDKNILLTIRDKDKEEFLPIAKELIDLNCKLFATAGTAKFLQENNVEASKINRIGENSPNILTAIQNKDIDLIINTPTKANDAQRDGFKMRRTAIEYGVEVLTCFDTLNAIIKTEKKHFKDKELDIFDISKI